From the genome of Aspergillus fumigatus Af293 chromosome 1, whole genome shotgun sequence, one region includes:
- the exg15 gene encoding beta-glucosidase, translating to MHSNVGLAGLAGLLATASVCLSAPADQNITSDTYFYGQSPPVYPSPEGTGTGSWAAAYAKAKKFVAQLTPEEKVNLTAGTDANNGCSGNIAAIPRLNFPGLCVSDAGNGLRGTDYVSSWPSGLHVGASWNKALARQRAVQMATEFRKKGVNVLLGPVVGPLGRVAEAGRNWEGFSNDPYLSGALVYETVDGAQSVGVATCTKHYILNEQETNRNPGMEDGVEVAAVSSNIDDKTMHELYLWPFQDAVLAGSASIMCSYNRVNNSYGCQNSKTLNGLLKTELGFQGYVMTDWGAQHAGIAGANAGLDMVMPSTETWGANLTTAISNGTMDASRLDDMATRIIASWYQMNQDSDFPSPGAGMPSDMYAPHQRVIGRDASSKQTLLRGAIEGHVLVKNNHSALPLKSPQLLSVFGYDAKGPNALKQNFNWLSYSPAIQENHTLWVGGGSGANNAAYIDAPIDAIQRQAYEDGTSVLYDISSEDPEVDPTTDACLVFINSYATEGWDRPGLADNSSDTLVKNVARKCANTIVTIHNAGIRVVGEWIDHENVTAVIFAHLPGQDSGRALVELLYGRANPSGKLPYTVAKKVEDYGSLLHPSLPETPYGLFPQSDFDEGVYIDYRAFDRANITAQFEFGFGLSYTSFDYSGLQISNPKQSPQYPPSAAIQQGGNPHLWDNIVTVSAEIKNTGRVAGAEVAQLYIGIPNGPVRQLRGFEKVDVSAGETTQVQFALNRRDLSTWDVEAQQWSLQRGTYRVYVGRSSRDLPLTGSFTL from the exons ATGCACTCAAACGTAGGACTCGCAGGACTCGCAGGGCTCTTGGCCACTGCGTCAGTGTGCTTGTCTGCTCCAGCAGATCAGAATATCACCAGTGACACTTACTTTTACGGACAGTCGCCTCCTGTATACCCATCGC CTGAGGGCACTGGAACCGGCTCCTGGGCTGCCGCTTATGCAAAGGCGAAGAAGTTTGTTGCACAGCTCACCCCGGAGGAGAAAGTCAACCTTACTGCGGGGACTGACGCCAATAATGGCTGTTCCGGCAATATTGCAGCTATTCCGCGACTGAATTTTCCCGGACTGTGTGTCTCTGACGCTGGCAATGGACTT AGGGGAACCGACTACGTGAGCAGCTGGCCTAGCGGACTACATGTTGGTGCCAG CTGGAACAAAGCTCTAGCTAGGCAACGGGCGGTGCAGATGGCCACAGAGTTCCGCAAGAAAGGCGTCAATGTCTTACTTGGGCCCGTCGTTGGGCCCCTAGGTCGTGTGGCAGAGGCGGGGCGCAACTGGGAGGGTTTCTCAAATGATCCGTACTTGAGCGGCGCCTTGGTCTATGAGACCGTCGATGGAGCGCAGTCTGTTGGGGTTGCGACTTGCACCAAG CACTACATCTTGAATGAACAAGAGACAAACCGAAACCCGGGAATGGAGGACGGCGTGGAGGTCGCGGCAGTCTCGTCCAACATCGATGACAAGACCATGCACGAGCTGTACCTCTGGCCCTTCCAAGATGCCGTCTTGGCCGGCAGTGCTTCCATCATGTGCTCATATAATCGCGTCAACAACTCCTACGGCTGTCAAAACAGCAAGACTCTGAATGGTCTTCTAAAGACCGAACTCGGATTCCAAG GATATGTGATGACCGACTGGGGCGCTCAACATGCCGGAATCGCCGGTGCTAACGCTGGACTAGACATGGTGATGCCTAGCACCGAGACATGGGGAGCTAATCTCACTACCGCTATTTCCAACGGGACGATGGACGCATCGAGATTGGATGACATGGCTACAAG GATCATCGCTTCGTGGTATCAAATGAACCAGGATTCCGACTTCCCGTCTCCTGGCGCTGGCATGCCGTCCGACATGTATGCACCTCATCAGCGGGTAATAGGGAGAGATGCGTCGTCCAAGCAGACATTACTCCGGGGTGCTATTGAGGGCCACGTTCTCGTCAAAAATAACCACAGCGCCCTGCCGCTCAAGTCACCTCAACTGCTTTCCGTGTTCGGATACGATGCCAAGGGACCGAATGCGCTGAAGCAAAACTTCAACTGGTTGTCATACAGCCCTGCCATTCAGGAAAACCACACCCTATGGGTGGGAGGCGGCTCTGGAGCTAATAACGCTGCATATATCGATGCTCCTATCGATGCCATCCAGCGCCAGGCCTACGAGGACGGCACGTCCGTGTTGTACGATATTTCATCAGAGGATCCCGAAGTTGACCCCACGACTGATGCGTGTCTGGTCTTCATCAACTCCTATGCCACAGAAGGGTGGGACCGTCCTGGACTCGCTGACAACTCGAGCGATACCCTGGTGAAGAACGTTGCTAGAAAATGTGCCAACACCATTGTCACCATCCACAACGCCGGCATCCGAGTGGTGGGCGAGTGGATTGACCATGAGAATGTGACGGCTGTCATCTTCGCTCATCTGCCAGGTCAGGACAGTGGGAGGGCATTGGTGGAGTTGCTCTACGGCCGGGCCAATCCGTCCGGGAAACTGCCGTACACAGTGGCTAAGAAAGTCGAGGACTACGGCAGTCTGTTGCATCCGTCCCTGCCAGAGACCCCATATGGACTGTTCCCGCAGTCGGACTTTGACGAAGGGGTTTACATTGACTACCGCGCCTTTGACAGGGCCAACATCACCGCACAGTTCGAGTTCGGCTTCGGACTGTCATATACGAGCTTTGACTATTCCGGCCTACAGATAAGCAATCCTAAGCAATCTCCGCAATATCCTCCGTCAGCTGCTATCCAGCAAGGTGGAAACCCTCATCTGTGGGATAATATTGTCACGGTGTCGGCGGAGATCAAAAACACTGGACGTGTTGCCGGTGCCGAGGTGGCA
- the tyr1 gene encoding uncharacterized protein, which produces MSSNKPYVIKGIPVDAGQIIPVRRDIDEWYEDTSRQSRIQLSIFIWALREFQSIDYKDRLSYFQIAGIHHFPLITWDEEEPPVPNKPGYCVHNNVTFPTWHRPYMLLFEQRLFEIMETTIKETVPESHKQEWRDAARQWRLPYWDFAKTSGPHATGPLSLPVLCGLANVVILNPANPETPIELPNPVYKYRAPDLMGNLDKPFHIPPERIDPDKDDYYPWDKCQATTKYGLLKNNPHIQDAGQDVTKSNLALNEHPWYRPNKAGFPPLQTLTYEVHRLLSFKFSSWGAFASTKWCNEENKPPASQQTRDILSLEYIHNNVHNWVGGTDYLGDPSKPDLQGAGHMSSVPVAAFDPIFWLYHNNVDRLTAIWQVLNQDHWFDEPHPSDAKPDDPLKPFHVSKDKYFTSDDARFWRKYGYDYDIVKKPGTNEDRAPEEVKMKINQLYGEPISRLHEGQPVEYDYVINVIYDRYALDGIPYTIVFYLHLKDGSYKCLGGVYTFSTKLSDAQDTERGGCDNCREQKKAGVLASAQIPLTYTLYERQEWHNLGKLLPVKETADIIRQHLCWKVVGVNNSILFDSEQPMRGDPATWRSLDVTAAYSEIHYPVDRNYKYIDRGLPAYHNYLPIHLSPT; this is translated from the exons ATGAGTAGCAACAAGCCGTATGTTATCAAAGGCATCCCTGTCGACGCCGGCCAGATCATTCCAGTTCGTCGGGACATTGATGAGTGGTATGAAGACACCAGCCGACAGAGCAGAATTCAGCTGTCCATCTTTATATGGGCGCTACGTGAGTTCCAATCCATCGACTACAAAGATCGACTTTCCTACTTCCAAATTGCAG GAATACATCACTTCCCATTGATCACTtgggacgaggaggaacCTCCGGTGCCGAATAAGCCTGGATACTGCGTACACAATAACGTGACTTTTCCCACATGGCATCGACCATACATGCTCCTGTTTGAA CAACGTTTGTTTGAAATCATGGAAACTACTATCAAGGAAACGGTTCCCGAGTCGCACAAGCAGGAATGGCGAGATGCCGCTCGTCAGTGGCGTCTCCCTTACTGGGACTTCGCAAAGACCAGCGGCCCTCATGCAACTGGGCCTTTGTCACTGCCGGTTCTTTGCGGATTAGCCAATGTGGTTATACTAAACCCTGCAAACCCGGAAACCCCTATTGAGCTCCCCAACCCTGTGTATAAATACAGGGCCCCCGATCTTATGGGGAATCTGGACAAACCCTTCCACATCCCGCCTGAGCGTATAGACCCAGACAAAGACGACTACTATCCA TGGGATAAATGTCAGGCGACGACCAAATACGGGCTTCTGAAGAACAACCCGCACATACAGGACGCCGGACAAGATGTGACAAAGAGTAACCTAGCCTTGAATGAACATCCATGGTACCGGCCAAACAAGGCTGGCTTTCCACCTCTGCAGACACTTACTTACGAAGTGCACCGACTCTTGAGTTTCAAGTTCAGCAGCTGGGGGGCGTTTGCGTCAACAAAATGGTGCAACGAGGAAAACAAACCGCCCGCATCACAGCAGACGAGAGAtatcctttcccttgaaTATATTCATAATAATGTCCAT AATTGGGTGGGAGGCACGGACTATCTTGGGGACCCTAGCAAGCCCGACTTGCAGGGAGCTGGCCACATGAGCAGTGTTCCTGTGGCAGCGTTCGACCCGATCTTTTGGCTCTATCATAA CAATGTGGACCGCCTTACAGCTATCTGGCAGGTCTTAAATCAAGACCACTGGTTCGATGAACCACACCCCAGCGACGCTAAACCCGATGATCCTCTCAAACCATTCCATGTGAGCAAAGACAAGTATTTCACATCGGATGATGCGCGATTCTGGCGCAAATACGGGTACGACTACGATATAGTAAAGAAACCCGGCACGAATGAAGACCGCGCCCCTGAAGAAGTTAAGATGAAGATCAATCAGCTCTACGGCGAACCAATATCGAGGCTCCATGAGGGCCAGCCCGTCGAATACGACTATGTGATCAATGTTATCTACGACCG ATACGCGCTTGATGGTATCCCTTACACGATTGTCTTTTATCTGCACCTGAAAGATGGTAGCTACAAGTGTTTAGGTGGTGTCTACACCTTTAGTACTAAGCTGAGCGACGCCCAAGACACGGAGAGAGGCGGCTGTGACAACTGCCGTGAGCAAAAGAAGGCAGGTGTCCTCGCGTCCGCTCAGATTCCGTTGACGTATACCCTTTATGAGAGACAGGAGTGGCATAACCTAGGAAAGCTACTCCCCGTGAAAGAAACAGCTGATATTATTAGACAACACCTCTGCTGGAAGGTCGTGGGGGTCAATAACTCGATACTGTTCGAC TCTGAGCAACCCATGAGAGGTGACCCAGCAACATGGCGTTCACTCGACGTCACTGCCGCTTATAGTGAGATTCACTATCCTGTAGATCGCAATTACAAGTACATCGATCGGGGCTTGCCAGCCTATCATAACTATCTTCCCATCCATCTGTCCCCAACTTAG